A genome region from Sphingobacteriaceae bacterium GW460-11-11-14-LB5 includes the following:
- a CDS encoding methylmalonyl-CoA carboxyltransferase has translation MDKKIALLKDKINQANLGGGQARIDSQHKKGKLTARERIHFLMDEGSFEEIGMMVTHRSTDFGMEREKYLGDGVVTGYGTVSGRLTYVFSQDFTVFGGSLSETHAEKICKLMDMAMKNGAPLIGLNDSGGARIQEGVVSLGGYADIFYKNVQASGVIPQLSAIMGPCAGGAVYSPAITDFILMVENTSYMFVTGPNVVKTVTHEEVTSEELGGASTHATKSGVTHFACANEIEAINHLKKLLSYMPQNCEEIADHLPYETADESRPELNTFMPENASQPYDIREVISAVADTDSFLEVHAAYAENIVVGFARLAGRSIGIVANQPAYLAGVLDSNSSTKAARFVRFCDCFNIPLLVFEDVPGFLPGTDQEWNGIITNGAKLLYAFSEATVPRITVITRKAYGGAYDVMNSKHIGADMNYAWPSAEIAVMGAKGAAEIIFKREITSAEKPEEKWLEKEKLYSDIFANPYRAAERGFVDEVIEPAQTRIKLIKAFKMLENKVVNNPRKKHGNIPL, from the coding sequence ATGGATAAAAAAATAGCATTACTTAAAGATAAAATCAACCAGGCAAACCTTGGTGGCGGACAGGCCCGGATCGACAGTCAGCATAAAAAAGGTAAACTCACTGCCCGCGAACGCATTCATTTTTTAATGGATGAAGGAAGCTTTGAGGAAATTGGCATGATGGTTACCCACCGCAGTACCGATTTTGGTATGGAACGCGAAAAATATCTGGGCGATGGTGTAGTAACGGGCTATGGAACAGTTAGTGGCAGGTTAACTTATGTGTTTTCTCAGGATTTCACTGTATTCGGTGGCTCGCTCTCTGAAACCCATGCAGAGAAAATTTGCAAGCTGATGGATATGGCAATGAAAAATGGTGCGCCGTTAATCGGTTTAAATGATAGTGGTGGTGCCCGCATTCAGGAAGGTGTGGTTTCATTGGGTGGTTATGCCGATATTTTTTATAAAAATGTACAGGCTTCGGGCGTAATTCCGCAGCTATCGGCCATAATGGGACCCTGTGCAGGTGGAGCCGTTTATTCGCCAGCCATTACCGATTTTATTTTAATGGTAGAAAACACTTCTTATATGTTCGTGACTGGCCCAAACGTAGTTAAAACGGTAACACACGAAGAAGTAACTTCAGAAGAGTTAGGAGGTGCCAGTACACATGCTACAAAGTCGGGCGTTACCCATTTTGCCTGTGCCAATGAAATCGAAGCGATTAACCACTTAAAAAAGCTTCTGAGTTATATGCCACAAAACTGTGAGGAAATAGCTGATCATTTACCTTACGAAACCGCTGATGAAAGCCGGCCGGAACTCAATACTTTTATGCCTGAAAATGCTTCACAGCCTTATGATATACGTGAAGTAATTTCTGCTGTGGCTGATACAGATAGTTTTTTAGAAGTACACGCGGCTTATGCTGAAAATATTGTGGTAGGTTTTGCACGCCTGGCGGGAAGAAGTATTGGTATTGTAGCCAACCAACCAGCCTATTTAGCAGGCGTTTTAGATAGTAATTCTTCTACCAAAGCTGCCCGTTTTGTCCGTTTTTGCGATTGTTTTAACATTCCATTACTCGTATTTGAAGATGTTCCGGGATTTTTACCTGGTACAGATCAGGAATGGAATGGCATTATCACCAATGGTGCAAAATTATTGTACGCTTTTAGCGAAGCCACCGTACCACGCATTACCGTAATTACCAGAAAAGCTTATGGTGGTGCTTACGATGTGATGAACAGCAAACATATTGGCGCAGATATGAATTACGCCTGGCCAAGTGCAGAAATTGCTGTAATGGGCGCTAAAGGAGCAGCCGAAATCATTTTTAAAAGAGAAATTACTTCAGCAGAAAAGCCTGAAGAAAAATGGCTGGAAAAAGAAAAATTATATTCAGATATCTTCGCGAATCCTTACCGTGCGGCCGAGCGTGGTTTTGTTGATGAAGTGATTGAACCGGCCCAAACCCGTATAAAGTTGATAAAAGCTTTTAAGATGTTGGAAAATAAGGTGGTGAATAATCCAAGAAAAAAACATGGAAATATACCTTTGTAA